From a single Bacillus pumilus genomic region:
- a CDS encoding acyl-CoA thioesterase yields the protein MSEENFKYCKESKVVKTSRVFPLDTNNHQTLFGGKLMSYIDDIASISAARHSRSETVTASMDSVDFLEPIGQKESVCLESYVTWVGTSSMEVFVKVMKENLMSGERRLAATSFLTFVSLDENGKPKRVPQVVPETDEEIMLHQTAKQRAEERKSRRKHSKALADALGTDKPWA from the coding sequence ATGAGTGAAGAAAATTTCAAATACTGTAAGGAATCGAAAGTTGTAAAAACCAGCAGGGTATTTCCTCTCGATACGAATAACCACCAAACTTTATTTGGCGGGAAATTAATGAGTTATATAGATGACATTGCTTCCATCTCGGCAGCGAGACACAGCCGCAGTGAAACGGTCACAGCGTCGATGGATTCAGTTGACTTCTTAGAGCCGATAGGACAAAAAGAATCAGTATGCTTGGAGTCTTACGTGACATGGGTTGGCACGTCTTCCATGGAAGTGTTCGTCAAAGTCATGAAAGAAAACTTGATGTCTGGAGAGCGCAGACTCGCAGCGACTTCATTTCTGACATTTGTCTCACTAGATGAAAACGGAAAGCCAAAACGAGTTCCACAAGTCGTACCGGAAACAGACGAAGAAATCATGCTGCATCAAACAGCGAAGCAGCGGGCAGAAGAAAGAAAAAGCCGCCGAAAGCATAGCAAGGCACTGGCTGACGCACTTGGAACAGATAAACCATGGGCGTAA
- a CDS encoding dimethylarginine dimethylaminohydrolase family protein, with the protein MDSMRAEQIHKMPQCMSEYDNLQEVLLCSPIHMEIKQIINETQKHFARENISQMKAVAQHKQLIETLKDHQVHPILLPANDRFPEQVFTRDIGFTIGHTLFISSMAAPVRQGEEQLLKEWAQGKGWKTVTMTNGTIEGGDVLVDQTRVFVGTSKRTNSAAIHQLKKELPDHDIIPIHLPPHILHLDCVMNILSHDDILIDPEAFKKEDLHLLNTHYHLIEISEQEQFTLGPNVLSIGQKKVISLPVNQATNATLIAHGYTVIEVDFSEIIKSGGSFRCCTLPIRRSSIKKASV; encoded by the coding sequence ATGGATTCTATGAGAGCAGAGCAAATACACAAAATGCCGCAATGCATGAGTGAATATGACAATTTACAAGAAGTCCTTTTATGCAGTCCCATCCATATGGAAATCAAACAGATCATCAACGAAACCCAGAAACATTTTGCGAGAGAAAATATTTCTCAAATGAAAGCCGTTGCTCAGCATAAGCAATTGATCGAAACACTAAAAGACCATCAAGTACACCCCATTCTTCTTCCAGCAAATGACCGCTTTCCTGAGCAAGTCTTTACTCGGGATATTGGGTTTACGATTGGTCATACACTATTTATTTCAAGCATGGCGGCTCCGGTTCGGCAAGGGGAAGAACAATTGTTAAAAGAGTGGGCTCAGGGAAAAGGCTGGAAAACTGTTACCATGACAAATGGAACGATTGAGGGCGGCGATGTGCTTGTGGATCAAACACGTGTATTTGTTGGAACGAGCAAAAGAACAAATTCAGCCGCTATCCATCAGCTCAAAAAAGAACTGCCGGATCATGACATCATTCCCATTCACCTTCCTCCTCACATTTTGCATCTCGATTGTGTGATGAATATTCTGTCTCATGATGACATATTGATTGATCCTGAAGCGTTCAAGAAAGAAGATCTTCACCTGCTCAACACGCATTACCATTTGATTGAAATAAGCGAACAAGAGCAATTCACACTCGGACCAAATGTTTTATCCATTGGGCAAAAAAAGGTCATCAGCTTGCCTGTCAATCAAGCAACAAATGCTACATTAATTGCTCACGGATACACCGTCATTGAAGTGGATTTCTCTGAAATCATTAAATCTGGCGGCTCTTTCAGATGCTGCACATTGCCCATTCGACGTTCATCCATTAAAAAAGCGAGCGTGTAG
- a CDS encoding PadR family transcriptional regulator produces MTTSTQMLKGILEGCLLSIISEGEIYGYEMTKKLAHYGFDQISEGSIYPILLRMQKEQLVTTVTKASASGPKRKYYTLTQDGEQALTEFITRWSELSKNVNCLLQKGK; encoded by the coding sequence ATGACAACATCCACACAAATGCTAAAAGGAATTTTAGAAGGCTGTCTGCTGTCAATTATTTCTGAGGGTGAGATTTATGGGTATGAAATGACGAAGAAGCTCGCGCATTATGGGTTTGATCAAATTAGTGAAGGAAGTATCTACCCGATTTTGCTGCGTATGCAAAAGGAACAACTCGTGACGACTGTCACAAAAGCATCAGCAAGCGGGCCGAAAAGGAAATACTATACGCTCACACAAGATGGAGAACAAGCGCTCACAGAGTTTATTACCCGCTGGAGTGAGCTTTCAAAAAATGTAAACTGCTTATTACAAAAAGGGAAGTGA
- the purU gene encoding formyltetrahydrofolate deformylase, which translates to MRTLITEKLELHRQKHEQKGRLLVSCPDQPGIVSAVSSFLFEHGANIIESSQYTTDHESGRFFLRIEFDWKDISANMDQLKHHFEPIAASFQMTWSMSRASELKKLAIFVSKELHCLHELLWEWQSGNVMAEIAVVISNHETAKDTVEALGIPFHFVKANKDIRKEAEKKQLALLEEYDIDAIVLARYMQILTPGFIEQHPNKIINIHHSFLPAFIGANPYKRAYERGVKLIGATSHYVTNDLDEGPIIEQDIERVDHRDDAEALKNIGRTIERSVLARAVKWHLEDRIIVHENKTIVFN; encoded by the coding sequence ATGAGAACATTGATAACAGAAAAACTTGAATTACACAGACAAAAGCACGAGCAAAAAGGAAGATTACTTGTTAGCTGCCCGGATCAGCCTGGAATTGTATCAGCTGTTTCCTCCTTTTTATTTGAACACGGAGCGAACATCATTGAATCCAGCCAATACACAACAGATCATGAAAGCGGCCGGTTCTTTTTAAGAATTGAATTTGATTGGAAAGACATCTCGGCCAATATGGATCAGCTGAAACATCACTTTGAACCAATCGCAGCATCATTTCAAATGACGTGGAGCATGTCTCGTGCAAGTGAGCTTAAAAAGCTGGCAATCTTTGTGTCAAAAGAGCTTCATTGCTTACATGAGCTTCTATGGGAATGGCAAAGCGGTAATGTCATGGCGGAAATTGCGGTTGTCATCAGCAACCATGAAACGGCAAAAGATACAGTAGAAGCGCTTGGAATCCCATTCCATTTTGTGAAGGCGAACAAAGACATTCGCAAAGAAGCAGAAAAAAAGCAGCTCGCATTATTAGAAGAGTATGATATTGATGCGATTGTGCTTGCTAGATACATGCAAATTTTAACACCTGGATTTATTGAACAGCATCCGAATAAAATCATTAATATCCATCATTCCTTCCTACCAGCGTTTATCGGTGCAAATCCATATAAGCGGGCGTATGAGCGGGGAGTCAAATTAATTGGTGCGACTTCTCATTATGTCACCAATGATTTAGACGAAGGACCGATCATTGAACAGGATATTGAGCGTGTAGATCACCGGGATGATGCAGAGGCACTAAAAAATATTGGCCGGACAATTGAACGGAGTGTACTTGCACGTGCCGTCAAATGGCATCTAGAAGATCGAATTATTGTGCATGAGAATAAAACGATTGTATTTAATTGA
- the proB gene encoding glutamate 5-kinase produces MKKQRIVLKIGSSSLTEQKGAIDEQKMQDHVRAIAKLKEAGHEIILISSGAVAAGFGSLGYPSRPVTLKGKQAAAAVGQGLLMQKYTELFSQFHMTPAQMLLTRNDFSDRTRYRNAYATMMELLERKILPIINENDSVSIEELTFGDNDMLSALVSGLIHADQLIILTDINGIYDANPNEDPEAKRFDVLSHISEELFSYAKSTGSKVGTGGMKSKLSAAQTALSLGVKVFIGTGTGEDKLLHILAGQGDGTYIGEQDLSAVNNRRQWIQFHSPVSGKIMIDAGAEAAILHHGRSLLPAGVIGVSGDFSKGEVVEVVGPNGLVGKGQTLYASDELIGIKGMRSHELSNEKPEVIHRDHWVQHVQN; encoded by the coding sequence ATGAAAAAGCAAAGGATCGTCTTAAAAATTGGCAGCAGTTCATTAACAGAGCAAAAGGGAGCCATTGATGAACAAAAAATGCAGGATCATGTGAGAGCCATAGCCAAGCTGAAAGAGGCTGGACATGAAATCATTTTAATTTCATCAGGAGCCGTTGCCGCAGGATTTGGCAGTCTAGGCTATCCATCTAGACCTGTGACCTTAAAGGGGAAACAGGCAGCCGCTGCCGTTGGTCAAGGCTTGTTAATGCAGAAGTATACAGAACTATTTTCACAGTTTCATATGACACCTGCCCAAATGCTTTTAACACGTAATGACTTTTCAGATCGAACAAGATATCGAAATGCTTACGCAACGATGATGGAGCTACTGGAAAGAAAAATATTACCGATTATCAATGAAAATGATTCAGTTTCCATCGAGGAGCTTACCTTTGGGGATAATGACATGCTGTCAGCGCTTGTCAGTGGATTAATCCATGCTGATCAATTGATCATTTTAACGGACATAAACGGAATTTATGATGCGAACCCAAATGAGGACCCTGAGGCGAAGCGTTTTGACGTACTATCACATATTTCAGAAGAATTGTTTTCATATGCGAAGAGCACTGGTTCAAAAGTGGGCACTGGCGGGATGAAATCAAAACTGTCCGCTGCACAAACCGCACTTTCACTTGGCGTGAAAGTCTTCATTGGCACAGGTACAGGTGAAGACAAGCTGCTCCACATTCTCGCAGGTCAAGGTGACGGAACATATATTGGTGAACAAGACTTATCAGCCGTCAACAACCGCCGTCAATGGATTCAATTCCACTCACCCGTCTCTGGGAAAATTATGATTGATGCAGGAGCGGAAGCAGCGATTTTGCATCACGGTAGAAGCCTCCTTCCAGCGGGAGTCATTGGTGTCTCTGGTGACTTTTCTAAAGGAGAGGTCGTTGAAGTGGTCGGTCCGAACGGATTAGTAGGGAAAGGGCAAACCTTGTACGCATCCGATGAGCTAATCGGCATTAAAGGGATGCGAAGTCATGAGCTTTCCAATGAGAAACCAGAGGTGATCCACCGAGATCATTGGGTACAGCATGTACAAAACTAA
- a CDS encoding DMT family transporter: MKWGNVFIAAIFEVGWVMGLKYAHSLIEWGATVVCIIVSFYLLMKATSVLPVGTLYAVFTGLGTAGTVLLGMVLGEPVQLVKLLLIVMLLCGVLGLKLTTGEKKGEAES; the protein is encoded by the coding sequence ATGAAATGGGGAAATGTCTTCATTGCGGCCATTTTTGAAGTCGGCTGGGTGATGGGGCTAAAATATGCTCACTCTCTCATAGAATGGGGCGCAACCGTCGTTTGTATTATTGTGAGTTTTTATTTACTCATGAAAGCAACAAGTGTACTTCCAGTTGGCACACTTTATGCCGTTTTTACCGGGCTTGGAACAGCAGGTACCGTCCTTTTAGGCATGGTGCTTGGTGAGCCGGTGCAACTTGTCAAACTGCTTCTGATTGTGATGCTTTTGTGCGGTGTATTAGGATTGAAGCTCACAACAGGTGAAAAGAAGGGAGAGGCTGAATCATGA
- a CDS encoding HAAS domain-containing protein, whose amino-acid sequence MVSKETRHVLLELKLYLISKGKNEDEIDELMDELTTHAVEAEKDGKTGEDVFGGDPRSYADELAKELSGNHKDWVPFVSAFLIGSLFYMILSDAISQSLSYSLYALIGYPLVLVANVIMIIVMFRASAFQAGRRVFLYFWILGIFQLTSMVTIKLLDQKLGTPLLVLTSGQRWAVILLMLLCIIVFNAILKANVFSLIPIIFFGPQLLFEWLGWTSPSVLLLQSLLSIVILIGLVLIVLRRANKKNENTM is encoded by the coding sequence ATGGTATCAAAAGAAACACGACACGTCCTACTAGAGCTAAAACTCTATCTCATATCAAAGGGGAAAAATGAGGACGAAATTGATGAACTGATGGATGAATTGACGACACACGCAGTTGAGGCTGAAAAAGATGGTAAAACAGGGGAGGATGTGTTTGGCGGAGATCCGCGGAGCTATGCTGATGAACTCGCAAAAGAACTGTCAGGAAACCATAAAGACTGGGTTCCATTCGTTAGTGCCTTTTTAATCGGGTCACTCTTTTACATGATTTTATCAGATGCGATCAGTCAAAGCTTATCGTATTCTTTGTATGCTTTGATTGGATATCCGCTCGTTTTAGTGGCCAATGTCATCATGATCATTGTGATGTTTAGAGCGTCTGCCTTTCAGGCAGGCCGCCGGGTATTTCTTTATTTCTGGATCTTAGGAATCTTTCAGTTGACTTCAATGGTCACAATCAAACTATTGGATCAAAAGCTCGGGACACCATTGCTTGTTCTTACCTCAGGTCAAAGATGGGCCGTTATTCTGCTTATGCTGCTATGTATCATTGTTTTTAATGCGATCTTGAAGGCAAATGTCTTTTCATTGATTCCGATCATCTTTTTCGGACCTCAGCTCTTATTCGAATGGCTGGGCTGGACATCTCCAAGCGTGCTTCTCTTGCAAAGTCTACTATCTATTGTGATCTTAATCGGGCTTGTGCTCATTGTTTTACGCCGGGCGAATAAGAAAAATGAAAATACGATGTAA
- a CDS encoding DMT family transporter — MSWLLLIGAGILEMLCVTMMNQFQKDRHVKWILFIAAGFSLSFLMLSLAMNTIPMGTAYAIWTGIGAAGGAVVGMLFYGESKDAKRIFFIALILSAAVGLKIIE; from the coding sequence ATGAGCTGGCTTTTACTCATTGGAGCGGGCATCTTAGAAATGCTTTGTGTGACGATGATGAATCAATTCCAGAAAGACCGGCATGTCAAATGGATTTTATTCATTGCGGCTGGATTTTCTCTTTCCTTTCTGATGCTGTCTCTTGCGATGAATACGATTCCGATGGGAACGGCGTACGCCATTTGGACTGGAATCGGAGCTGCTGGAGGCGCCGTGGTCGGTATGCTGTTTTACGGTGAGTCGAAAGATGCAAAACGTATCTTCTTCATCGCACTGATTTTATCTGCGGCAGTGGGGTTGAAAATCATTGAATAA
- a CDS encoding bifunctional transcriptional activator/DNA repair enzyme AdaA, with protein sequence MMITDEQKHEFYQALVDKNPQYDGTFFAGIKTTGIFCHATCTARKPKYENCEFFFTAEEALLAGYRPCKRCTPLTYPNSIPEEVKTLVSAVETHPEKRWKEGDFRELGIHSATARRKFKEIYGMTFVQYARSRRMGLAFKEILNGKKVIDQQVALGYESSSAFNDAFTKIMGNPPKKAQIKILHANFISTPIGRMISVSDATHVYLLEFMDRRGLEKEIENMRKKHHARILVGETNVHQQLVKELTLYFEKKLTQFTVPLSLHGTPFQMKVWDQLTRIPSGETRSYRELAVKLGDPHLVRAVGNANGANQLAIIIPCHRVIQTSGELGGYGGGVERKKYLLQLEQRK encoded by the coding sequence ATGATGATAACCGACGAACAGAAGCATGAATTTTATCAAGCACTGGTTGACAAGAATCCGCAATATGACGGCACATTCTTCGCCGGCATTAAGACCACCGGTATCTTCTGCCATGCCACATGTACCGCTAGAAAACCAAAATATGAGAACTGCGAGTTTTTCTTTACAGCAGAGGAAGCGCTGCTAGCTGGATATCGTCCGTGCAAGCGCTGCACACCATTAACATACCCTAACAGCATTCCAGAGGAAGTCAAAACACTCGTTTCAGCAGTTGAAACACATCCTGAAAAACGCTGGAAAGAAGGGGACTTTCGCGAGTTAGGAATTCACTCTGCAACAGCCCGCCGGAAATTCAAAGAAATCTACGGCATGACCTTTGTTCAATATGCGAGATCACGCCGAATGGGGCTTGCCTTTAAAGAAATTCTAAATGGAAAGAAAGTGATTGATCAGCAGGTCGCCTTGGGCTATGAATCTTCGAGTGCCTTCAATGATGCATTCACAAAAATCATGGGAAATCCCCCTAAAAAGGCGCAGATTAAGATTCTTCATGCCAATTTTATTTCCACGCCGATCGGGCGGATGATCAGCGTGTCAGATGCGACGCATGTGTATTTACTGGAATTTATGGACAGGCGTGGACTCGAAAAAGAAATTGAGAACATGAGAAAAAAGCATCATGCACGCATTTTAGTTGGGGAAACAAACGTCCATCAGCAATTGGTAAAGGAATTGACCTTATATTTCGAGAAAAAGCTCACGCAGTTCACGGTACCACTTTCCCTACATGGCACCCCTTTTCAAATGAAGGTGTGGGACCAGCTCACCCGCATTCCATCAGGCGAAACAAGGTCTTACCGTGAGCTTGCTGTAAAGCTGGGTGATCCGCATTTGGTCCGGGCGGTTGGGAATGCAAACGGTGCCAATCAATTGGCAATTATCATTCCATGCCACCGCGTCATTCAAACGAGTGGTGAGCTTGGCGGCTACGGCGGCGGGGTTGAACGGAAGAAATATTTGCTTCAGCTAGAACAGCGTAAATAA
- a CDS encoding small multi-drug export protein produces the protein MDILWGYVLVFVLAALPFFEVVGVVPLAILSGMHPVPTAIIGFIGNFLTVLLLIVFVDRFKAWRLKRREDKSDEKGEKKQQRARKIWERYGLPGLALVGPFIIGSHLTAFMCMSFGTKRKQVAVWMTVSLMMWTALAAGLTGAGFHYFAPDSNGLFGDIFSR, from the coding sequence TTGGATATTTTATGGGGATATGTACTAGTGTTTGTATTGGCTGCTTTGCCTTTTTTTGAAGTGGTAGGGGTCGTTCCATTGGCCATTTTAAGTGGCATGCATCCTGTACCGACAGCAATTATTGGATTCATCGGCAATTTTTTAACCGTTTTACTTCTCATTGTTTTTGTAGACCGCTTTAAAGCATGGCGCTTAAAGAGAAGAGAGGACAAAAGCGATGAAAAAGGAGAGAAAAAACAGCAGCGGGCCAGAAAAATTTGGGAACGTTATGGTCTTCCAGGTCTTGCGCTTGTCGGTCCTTTTATCATCGGCAGTCATTTAACGGCGTTTATGTGCATGAGCTTCGGAACGAAGAGGAAGCAAGTCGCTGTGTGGATGACGGTTAGTTTAATGATGTGGACAGCGCTGGCAGCTGGTTTAACCGGTGCTGGCTTCCATTACTTTGCTCCAGATTCAAATGGATTGTTCGGAGATATTTTTAGTCGGTAA
- a CDS encoding GNAT family N-acetyltransferase: protein MIHQTRTVLETERLRLRTMNEQDAPFLYDMLFQDEEVMKYYPSLKDEQQTKEWIAWNQKNDRVYHTSLWIIEEKETNEPLGQSGIVLQNIEGQTELEIGYMLKKTAWGKGYAAEAAKGCLTYGFEEMKVRRMVSLIRPENEASVNVALKMGMKKEKTISKWGQVVDVYSITRNVENGSLTE from the coding sequence ATGATACATCAAACACGGACAGTGCTTGAAACAGAGCGCCTGAGACTGAGAACGATGAATGAACAAGATGCGCCATTTTTATATGACATGTTGTTTCAAGATGAAGAAGTGATGAAGTATTATCCGTCCTTAAAAGATGAACAGCAGACGAAAGAGTGGATTGCATGGAATCAAAAGAATGACCGTGTGTATCATACCTCTCTATGGATCATTGAAGAGAAAGAAACGAATGAACCACTTGGACAAAGCGGGATTGTTCTGCAAAATATCGAAGGACAAACAGAACTTGAAATTGGCTATATGCTAAAGAAAACAGCGTGGGGGAAAGGCTATGCTGCTGAAGCCGCAAAAGGCTGTCTCACCTATGGCTTTGAAGAAATGAAGGTGAGGCGAATGGTGAGCTTAATCCGTCCGGAGAATGAAGCATCGGTAAATGTCGCTTTAAAAATGGGCATGAAAAAAGAAAAAACCATTTCAAAATGGGGTCAGGTCGTTGATGTATACAGCATCACCCGTAACGTAGAAAACGGCTCGCTTACCGAATAA